Genomic segment of Hylaeus volcanicus isolate JK05 chromosome 6, UHH_iyHylVolc1.0_haploid, whole genome shotgun sequence:
CAAGGAAGAACAAACAGAAAGGCAACGCTGCGAACTGACCTCGGACAACacgtaaacaattattatcgaCGCTCTTTGCGTAGAAAACAAGCGGTGCTACCATACAGACTCTTCCTGTTTGGTTATCCAGTTACTTGgcgaatattttttgttctttttttttatctgtcCCTCCATTCGCTGATTTTCACGTAAACATCCCAAAACACTCCATTGCCCTTTCTCTGTACGATGGGCGAGCGAGATCGTTCGCGAAAGAATCGTTTAGAATTATTCTGACGATAACAGAGTAGCGATCAGCTGTCTTTGTTTATACGGATCGACGAAACGAGACCTTATTCGTGACGTTTCTCGTTTCTAGATTTCGATTACTGTTGTAGAACGTAGTTTCGCTGttcgttttgtttcttaatttttttttttttttttttttttttttaaacacttttaGTTACACCGAGTTACGCTGAGTAAACGGATAGACGTCCCTTTAGAATACCTGGTGAGAGTTTCACTGTATTTGTATCGGCACGTCTGAAATCGATCTCGAGTATAAGGAAGACTGTAGTCGGAATAAAATCAACTGGTCTCCTGCTAGCGTATGATCTCTGTCTTTCAAACACATCAGGTAAGGGAGGTGAACGAAACGGAGTGGGGGGTATGGAGGACATGGAGGTGCTTTCTCGATCGGCCAATATCTTCTCCCACGAGTACAGAGAAGGTAGGAGGGTGTAGAGTTGAGATTTCGCGGGGATGATCCCTCGATGGCCTTGTACGGCCAGTTGAGGTTAGTCCGACTACACGTGTTATGCATTTCACGGCGCGATGCCCTAGGTAAACTAAAGGGCAAGGCTACGAGCGAAACAAATTCTAAGTACTGTGCCTAATCACGAGcatattgcatttttttgcTGTAGCACGCCCATgccctcttcctcctcctcctcctcctcctgtCCTCGTCCttctctcctcctcctcctcacCCCCCCCCTCTCCTCCCCTCGCCCTCGATCCCAATATACTTAGCGAGTTAGTCGATGGAAAACTGACTTTTCTTTGGCTTTACCCGTGTCTTTCgatgtaagaaaaaaaagaaaaagaaacgacgtgACAGAGAGAAAACGAACAACTCGTATTGTAATTCGAAAATCGGTCGCATCATCGTTGCCATACTCGCCATTTCTGTACAGAAGAAGCGCAGCGGGATATCCAGCACCGACAGTTCACCGagaaaacagaaacgaaacaaGTCAGTCAGAGATGAgcaagtatttatatttgaatgaatttgTACAATGAATTTGTATACGAAGATGGCGAATAGAATCGAACGGTTATTCGTTCAACGCGAAGCATAACTTGattgtaattttcatcgatGAAATACCTGGGTGAGacttttgcccatctctgccatGAGttgtcttttctttctttctattcgTTCGTTCGATAATGCGAAGTTAAGAGAACGGGAGAGAATGCGAGAATGAGAGCAAAACGATTATTATATAGAGATGCGAACTATCGGTTGGAGACATTAGACTGTAGACCtgtaaatttctgtaattttaaagGACCCGAGCGTATTGTTTCATAtagttgttatttatttatagagagattgagagagaaaaggaaacgcTAAAAGCCGAGATCGTCGAGTTTATTGTGGCGAAACAATCCGGACGAGATGTCGGTGTTGtcgaaaaaagtattattatatcgTGGAACGTTCGCTCGTTACGCAGCTGTGACTGGTACACGGAAAGATTGAGAAGCGTGGAGGATTTTTAAACGACGTAGTCGCTATTGTGACCTAGTTTACACTGTACGCATTTTTGATACGCGGATTACAATAGCGCGAGCTAAGAATGCAATTCAACCGATGAAATTATAGCGAAAATGCCTAGCTTATCAAACTTGTACAAAGTTGACGTTTTTTCAGAGGtacatgaaaatgaatttggatgAACATGTTAAGGTACGCCTTTGGAAGTAATCGATTTGCATCAAACAAGCGATAATAATGAAGTACTCGATACGCGTATCGAATGCAAGGTGTGAACTAAGTCTGTGCAAAAAGTTCCTCGGTGAAAACGGTaatagagagagaaaagaggaAGGCAAGAAAACCGCAAAACCTTCTGGAAGCTTTTAGCTTCCTTATCGTATTATCTAGTCTGCGTGCATCACGGAGAAGGAACGAAATGGTCGCAACAACGGTCACTTGTTTGCTCGAGCGGAATTTTCCTCTCGATTCGGAATTGTCCCTCGCGCCCAGGAACGTTTCCGTTCCATCTGTACATTGTGCGTAATTTTCTgcaatcgatcgatcgttctcGTCGATGTTTCAGATGATCGTACGTTTTCTTTGTTACAGTGCAACGTCGATCGGTTAACGACGCGATTAAACACGCCAGAAGTATGCtaagaatcgaagaaaatacgATAAGAGCCCCGTTTGACCGCGATACTCGAGTCAATTGGTTTCTCTTTCGATGATAATGGCTAACGAGTCTTCTTCGAGGATACTGTCCgaaaatgtaaacaagaaatttactttatcGAATCGTCTAAAGTGGAAAGACTTCTTAGGAAACTGTTTCAGTATTTTCTTTGCTATTTCGAATCGAAGGAAAATGGTTTTAGAAGAGGAACGGAGCGCGTACAGTCGACGGAGCGACGACGAAATAGCACAAATCGATTCCGGGCGCAATCACTTTTCCATGTTGTGTTTGAGAGAACGAGAACAAGATGAACCACTTAGACGCTTACCAGGAACACTCATAGTGTAAGAATcagattaataataaagaatcgCTTTGAATCACGAACTGTGTTTCATCTGTCTTCGCGCGAGGACCTACTACGTGTATAGTTACACTGGTATGGAAAGATTTGGTGGCGGAGATCAAACCATCGTGTATCTAACGTGCTGAATTTATTGTAGTAAGATAGCTTCTCTACACTATTACGACTTCACGCTAAAGATTACGGGTAGGGGAtcgtttaaattcttttcgtattttgttttgtttttttttttcagggcGCATCGAAGACCAAAATTCAGTCCTGCCTGCAATCGTGATACGTCGACAATGCACAATCTTTaattatacgtatttatacGTAACACATTAATCCATTTGCATCAACGATGCACGTCTACGATGTTCGAGTTTTTGTTTATCAAGCAATCACAAAATCTTCTCTACCTCTAACATCTTCGACAagaacaaaaaggaaaaggcTCTGTACGCCTCCTGGGCAACACGAGCCGAATAGAAATTGGATGATGcaaatgatttaataaaaaattgttcacacACTACGCAAACGTACGAACACTGTACGCGTTAAAGGTGCCGTATTAGGGATCATACGTGTTACAGTCGAGCTTCGGTATTAATTATCGATAGATATCGTTTTGACTGGTTATCTTTTACGAAATTACAGCGTAGAACGTAAAAAACAGTTCCAGCAATGTGTCAACAAGGTTCATGCTGGCTCGCAGCTCGAGATATAGTCGGTACGAAATCGAGTAGTCTCCGAAGGTCACCGACAAACGTTACCCATTCTACTTCCGATCTATCCTCTCGGCTGTAGCTTACCGTAAAAGTGGACGGGCTGAAAACATTTCCATATTCGTTTCTATACACTAACGGATTAGAAATGTTCTAATTAACAAGCACACAAGATCGCgttacattgaaattaattttcgtatttaTCGAACAATCCGACGATAAAAGTGGAGGAAGTGACCTCGAGGCTAATTGATTTCGTTCCGATGGTGGCGCCGATTTAGGCGGCATAGCGGACGacgcgaatgaaatttcgaactCGATGCCTTGGCAGTGACGATCCCGTGCTTACGGCGACTAACAATGGACAAATCATCGTGCCATCGTTTGCATCTACCactatgtatacatatgtattcgTTTATCATCAGTGGCGCATTATACCTCCACAGAGTCCAAGACAAAATACAATTTGGCTGCTCCttgtgaacaaaaaaaaaaaaaataaaaaaaaaacaattaaagaaCATCTTTAGATTTAACGTCATTTTTATTGAGacaacaaaatgaataaattacagaacgtaaaagaaacatttaatacagaacaataatttaaaagtacaCGTAGCTAATCTATTAAGTGGTTTTGttatagaaaagaaatttatttctcgcgtTTTGTACGAATTTTGTTTGCTCATGGGATATAACGAGCCACCGTTtatcatataataatataatcgcATAAACTCTGTATACACACTATATTTCCGCTTGTATTTTCCTCTAGAAACGGGTGTGTGAACAAGGGAGGACGACGGAGAGCCGCGTTGACCCGCAACAGCATTTTCTCTAAAATCTTCGAAACAACGAAGAAGTGAACAAGCACGAACCGTCGTGCCACGTAATGGGAGGGTGCGTATGTTTTGcattttttgttatcgtttgaaatatttcttgccTCCCAAGGTTCGTTCACGTCTATTTTCGTTGCTTAAGGACTACCAAGGGGCGCCAGCGCCCCGATCGCACACTCCTGAACGTGCGCgttgttactttttatttctacggAGCCAGAGACAGGCGAAATTCTCATGCGAAAGATCGACAACTTTTCGAGATATTTGtcgaatcaaaattataatccGAATCATAAAATGTACGTTATGTCGAACGAATAAGTAAAGGCTTATTTGAATAACGATTCAATGGAACGAacgttacgaataaattacCTTATCAtgcttttattcgttgtcCATCGTTCGAACAgaattttgcccgtctctgcTAAGGACACGCGTGATGCGTATGGCTATTTCGTATTGTTTTGTCGTTTACGCCTTTTAAACGCGTGTACTGTAACGCTATAGCGCGAtaacgttatcgttatcgagTTGTTATCTTTGGATGCGTACGTTAGAGAAGTTGAAACGTTTGGAAGAAGGGAAAGAAAACGGatcctcttcctcctcgttTATTTTCGTCGCTGATCGGTTCTTTTGCCCCTGAAGCGTTACGCGAGATACGCGCAAGATGTTGCCACTAAGTGTCATTGTTTTCTTACATGTTAAGAAGAATCATCCATAATTATTCTACCGATATCGACGGCTCCAGGGAACAAGCGCTGACCGTCAGCGTTACCGTCATCGACTCGAAAACGTGAAAAAATATCCCTCTCTGGGAACGGTACACTACCACGTAAAGTGTAGTGCTACAGCAACAGCGCTAAACAGTTCCAGCGTCTGTAAATCGTTTTCTAGCACCAGCTATGTTGACAAACCCATCGGGAGTCCAGAATGATAAAATTCGAAACGCTGGAGGCGCGTTACCGAACGATAAGATAAACGTTCGCTTGCTCGGTGTCGGTATTAAAAACAGTCTCACGACTTTACAGCCGCGAGAGGACGGATCAAGGTTcccgatcgatcgaatcgtgAACCATCGCGAACCAATACAAATGCCGTCGAACGGTCGGGTTACAGCGAGTTCCGCTTATTCGTCGACCAATTCCCAAAGCATGAGCGCAGCGTCGGTTCCACCGACGGTGACCACGTTCTGATCGTTGTAAAGGAATCTGGCGCAAGCCACCAGGGAGCTGTACACCTTCTCCTCGACGTATTCAGCCTTGGCGCTGGTGCACGGGTATCTGAATAGTCTCAGGTAGCCCTCTGCATCCCCGCTGACGAGCATATCGTGGGCTGCTGACCTACTCGACGTCGTCAGGACCGTCGTCAGAGGGTAATAGCGATTGTTCCACATTCCTGGATAGAAGCAGTTCAAGATTAGAGCGACAATCGCTCGCTGTAATCGTAATCAAAGCGTACAGCGTGCACTCACCGGACACCATGTAGCCAACCATACAATTGTGAGTGTACCATTTCACGTCCTTCATCACCAAAGGACTCTTTTCCGACGACAACGCTTTCACATCCCCTGCAAAACAAATTCTCCGTGTTGATCAGTGTTCAACTATAGAGATGTTCGCTAGTAACGTTGAGAACTTTACAGAACACTAGGTCGTAGTCCTGCGTGACTGTTTGAAGGAATCTGCTGTCAGAGCTCCAATCGAGCTGCACCAGCGGCTGCGTTCCGCGTATTTTGTTGCTTTTCTTGTACGAGAATCCATCTCTAGACACTCTGAAGAGATACACGCTGCCGTTCTGTGATCCCATCGCTACAATTTCGCCAGCTGCTCGAGAGAAACAGACTTGTACGAGATACTGTATCCGAAAAGAGAGTATAATACAGAACTGGACAAATTCGAAGCAGTTGTCTCTTACTCGGATTGTAACCGATGCACGATAATGGCGATCCGCAGACTCTGAGAGTCGCTACAGCTGTGCCAGTGTCCGCCGCGAGAACAAGAAGATGACCCTCCGAAGATCCTGCGGCAAGTGCCACCCCGAACGGATGGAATGCTATGCAAATGCACTCGAAACCCACCTAAAGAGCCATTcgattagaataatattacaaaggACACTTTTAAGATGGCTTCTAAATCATCCTGGATCCAATTGTCCTTTactatacatacgtatatgtatagagAACGAGACGTAATATCAAGAAGATTTCGTATCTTGCCAAGTTTCACCTGTGTCGTCCACAAAAGCTTGTGTCTTCGCCAAAGAGCGATATTCTTGTCGTGGCCCGCCGTGGCGAAAACTTCGTCGTCGGGATGCACCGCGAGGCCCCACAACTGTCTGCCGTGACCAAAAACGACCTGATTGAATCTTCTTTGAAGAGATCCTTCCAATATGTTGTTCCTCGTAGTCCCCACGTAAATGTTCCCGTCGTTTCTTCCTGGACGTTGCGGATAAATGCTACGCACTCCTCCTACTGCTTCCGGTAGCTGGAAATATATTCCATGGAGAAATtcgcaaaattcttatccgaATAAAGACGATAATTGCGTACCTTCGTGTCGGTGATGCGTTTGTAATTTTGCAGAGAATCCCACGCGGCGATCTTACGATCTTTTTCCCCGCCGGAAAGCAGGGTGCCTTCCGATAGCATAACGAGGGAACTGATGCCCTTATTGTGGGCCTCGAACTCCATTCGGACGAAGTAGGCTCCGTCGGCGTCCACGGAGTAAACGGTGATGAAACCGTCGCTGTCCGCCGTCACCACGTCTCCGTCTTGCTCGAACTGAATGCTCGTCACGTGCGTGCGCGATGGCTTTAACGCAAGTTTGTCATTTTAACGTTAGTCCTTCGAACAGTTCATTCTTTACGCATATTGATACTTACAGGTTTGATGATGTCCGTCCTTTCGAAGAAACCATCCTTTCGTCGATTCCAGAAGGTCAAGTGTCCTCGACCGTGCGTTATCAGGAGATTATCGTCGAGGGGATGGAACGCCGCACCCGTCAGGTCTTCTTGCATAGTctatcgaaagaaaattccgAGTTTCGATTCTTTCAcgcgatgaaatattaatggaGGAGGTGGAAGCTTACCGCCACTTTGCCCAGCAAATGGCCCCACTGCCATTGCCACACGGAGAGTATCGCTTCTCTCCCCGCGTCGACAGCCAAAACGTAGCTGCCCCCGTTCTGCGAGCAAGAACGGACAAACGTTGCAACGTTCTTTTCTACTTCGAGCGGGATGTCGCGTCGCACAGCAGGGCAAGCTGTTACATCGAGTTTCACGAAGACGTGAAAactcttaataatttttgtcagTTTTTTGGGGATTGTGCCCCGCTGTGCGTCGCGTGGAGGGAAACGCGATACATCACCAGCTGCGAGAACGCCAACGCTGAGACGCCCATCTGGAACTCGGTCATCCCGAACACGTACAGAGTGAGAAGAGTCTCTGTCGACCATATGCGAACGTGAGGTTGCGCTTTTCTGTGTCTGCCAGCTTTTTGCCCCGATGCCACCAGCTCTCTGCTTGGGTGAACCTGTGGACGAACGCGTACAACGATTTTCAATGTTATCGGTACGGTTTCACGTACCGGAAGCATCAGCGACGTCACCTCCATGCACGTGATGTCTTCCGTGTGGCCCACGTAGTGCCGTTGTGCATTTTCCTCTCTATCGAAGAGAACAGCCACGGCAGCAACGTAGTAGAGCAACTCGCCGCTGGGCAGAACCCAGAGGTTTCTGCGCGTATCGGTGCCCCGATACCCGTAAACCCATTCGAGTTGCAGTTTCTTGTCCGGTGGCGAGTTGTCCACCGGTGGTAGGTGAGACGGCGGATAGAAGGACCGTCTCAGTCCTCGAATCGTCACCCTCGCTGGTTCGTCGCGCAACACCTCGACGACGCTGTAGTCTGTTCGCGAACGACAGCGTTCGTTTAGTATTCTTATTCGTGGACACGTACGATACGCATCATTGCCAGCCGAGGAGAATGCTTCGATCGGTACAGAACAGAGTTGTACGATCGTAGGTAACGGTGATATCGATACttcttctttataaatatcatcaattttaagaagaaaatttcatttttaacaacgGTTTAATTTACGCGTGTCTCAGCTGCCAACGATAATGAACGATGAGTGAAACGACATGGAGAACCGTTTACTCGGACGACGTCAGAATCGGGGGCGTAGAGAGCGCGCGGTCTGCTCTTGCTGCGCGCCCGCCTTTGACGACCGATGTCCTCGACCACTGTGGGCGGCCCCCTCGACCTGGATCTCCTCGCTGGGGATGCCGTCACAGCGCCAACGATGCCGATCCCGGACCCAGTGCCCAAGTAAAAAGTGTCCACGTCGGCGAATTCGTTCCTCAACTGCGAGAAACTCCTGACCTATCGACGGTACCAATTCTGAATCCAATCCTTACTTTTCGAGACAATCGTTACTTCGGTCTCTGATATAATTCCCCGCTTCGTACATAAACCAGACACGTCCCAAGCATCGTGCGAATaatgttattgaaatttatttagattggagcactttttaattcaattgtgAAAATAGCCAGCGACACGCGTTACTTCTTGCATAAAATAGCTGTTGAACGGTGCGTTATGCGTCGAGCCATCGAGAAgtatattttccaatatcGTAGTTTCGATTAGCTACGTGACTGGCGATGTTCTCAAGGAGGGCGTTCAAATGAATGAACCAGGACATTTCCTCGTATAAGGATCGTATCTCGAACGTCACCGTTGACGTAGACAGCTCGAGGTGTACACGATGATGTACAAGGCAGCCAAATGCTCGACAAAGAAAATTGGcca
This window contains:
- the LOC128878926 gene encoding echinoderm microtubule-associated protein-like CG42247; translated protein: MIAAENQSSSRAGSRLGQYEEVAGDGSVGGGNESGGAVETTTSEPGVMKKEEQEAPRNENSTKETNSAATVTTPSGVATTSTTSSTMPGGGARSDEEQEQEEEEEEAEEDEEDDEEDGVEVEGGAAQEAVGGGLVGSEGGGGGGMAGFWRQSRPSSPRMPPPEQPEHRPKSRHEPAPARYNNLGYWRARRVTFYKNGDPYFPGIEFRFKPGRDIGSLEALLDRLSLRMDLPRGARHIFSMDGDRKLTLDELEDGASYVVSSYKSFKPASYGKKSNTWYTSPTGGGSRGGAGAGGGVGGWQSRPPAVASLSRKASITDEAPPPGGGKPSSGRVIRIVNNHDHTVQCRVLLNLRTSQPFEEVLEDLGQVLKMNGAKRMFTVSGQEVRSFSQLRNEFADVDTFYLGTGSGIGIVGAVTASPARRSRSRGPPTVVEDIGRQRRARSKSRPRALYAPDSDVVRVNDYSVVEVLRDEPARVTIRGLRRSFYPPSHLPPVDNSPPDKKLQLEWVYGYRGTDTRRNLWVLPSGELLYYVAAVAVLFDREENAQRHYVGHTEDITCMEVHPSRELVASGQKAGRHRKAQPHVRIWSTETLLTLYVFGMTEFQMGVSALAFSQLNGGSYVLAVDAGREAILSVWQWQWGHLLGKVATMQEDLTGAAFHPLDDNLLITHGRGHLTFWNRRKDGFFERTDIIKPPSRTHVTSIQFEQDGDVVTADSDGFITVYSVDADGAYFVRMEFEAHNKGISSLVMLSEGTLLSGGEKDRKIAAWDSLQNYKRITDTKLPEAVGGVRSIYPQRPGRNDGNIYVGTTRNNILEGSLQRRFNQVVFGHGRQLWGLAVHPDDEVFATAGHDKNIALWRRHKLLWTTQVGFECICIAFHPFGVALAAGSSEGHLLVLAADTGTAVATLRVCGSPLSCIGYNPTGEIVAMGSQNGSVYLFRVSRDGFSYKKSNKIRGTQPLVQLDWSSDSRFLQTVTQDYDLVFWDVKALSSEKSPLVMKDVKWYTHNCMVGYMVSGMWNNRYYPLTTVLTTSSRSAAHDMLVSGDAEGYLRLFRYPCTSAKAEYVEEKVYSSLVACARFLYNDQNVVTVGGTDAALMLWELVDE